A genomic window from Spiroplasma endosymbiont of Labia minor includes:
- a CDS encoding Mbov_0396 family ICE element transmembrane protein gives MGAIIGVFYDIIWGVLIKGPLLIISIADNIVKYLSSGITFDLLFGGKENVSIDHIPFQFWLFALLALFFGVLLFVINYLVLLFKDELAVKERIIKSLKSTVMAISFTFIIPFAFILGMYLVEFFQKGIDLALGGHSANLADTLYNLGNPNWDGTSDNIPSDYSAPGNIKDYNMFIQILGVAFMIYIIVMLLLGLVKMVCDLFFLFIISPLICVTMISDNGQRLKTWNDMVISKMAANLGALLGYGCFAIFIIKFNGVAQEKFNWAERTLLMLAFIAGGGMFALNAPQMMASFIGEAVGTNEGRAMLASFGHVKGMAFTGLGFMATALGLKKKAMGGGLANAKRGGMFSKFRGNSAGGQNQVYDDQIQPNSTPVTAPDKGLSESMARAKNARMRRTGIPGYIGKLTRAGVIGGHAVKSIFSKRSWSNAGTVIKNAASTAASVIVGNTAGIVKERKLRSDEMSKYTFTTHNENYKEKTNYLEKQIILNRNTGNTYKAIKLEQKLNKMNNIENNNYLKRDIKNQIISEKLTRKNNERIDKNHKKTKAK, from the coding sequence ATGGGTGCAATTATAGGTGTATTTTATGATATTATTTGGGGTGTTCTAATTAAAGGCCCATTATTGATTATTTCTATTGCAGATAATATTGTTAAATACTTAAGTAGCGGTATTACATTTGATTTACTCTTTGGTGGTAAAGAAAATGTGTCAATTGATCATATACCATTTCAATTTTGATTATTTGCTTTATTGGCACTATTTTTTGGTGTGTTATTATTTGTGATAAATTATTTAGTTCTATTATTTAAAGATGAATTAGCTGTCAAAGAAAGAATTATTAAATCCTTAAAATCAACGGTAATGGCTATTTCATTTACTTTTATTATTCCATTTGCTTTTATATTAGGTATGTATTTAGTAGAATTTTTTCAAAAGGGAATTGATTTGGCATTAGGTGGTCATAGTGCTAATTTGGCGGATACTTTATATAATTTAGGTAATCCCAATTGAGATGGAACATCAGATAACATTCCATCAGATTATAGTGCACCAGGAAACATCAAAGATTATAATATGTTTATTCAAATTTTGGGTGTTGCATTTATGATTTATATAATTGTGATGTTATTACTTGGTTTAGTCAAAATGGTTTGTGATTTGTTTTTCTTATTTATTATTTCACCATTGATTTGTGTTACTATGATTTCAGATAATGGTCAACGTTTAAAAACTTGAAATGACATGGTAATTTCTAAAATGGCAGCTAATTTAGGTGCATTATTGGGGTATGGATGTTTTGCTATTTTTATTATTAAATTTAATGGTGTAGCACAAGAAAAATTTAATTGAGCAGAAAGAACTTTATTAATGTTAGCATTTATTGCTGGTGGTGGTATGTTTGCTTTAAATGCACCACAAATGATGGCTTCATTTATTGGTGAAGCTGTTGGAACTAATGAAGGTAGAGCAATGTTAGCATCATTTGGTCATGTCAAAGGCATGGCATTTACCGGGTTAGGTTTTATGGCAACCGCATTAGGTTTAAAGAAAAAAGCAATGGGTGGAGGATTAGCAAACGCCAAACGTGGTGGTATGTTTTCTAAATTTAGAGGTAATTCAGCAGGTGGACAAAATCAAGTTTACGATGATCAAATTCAACCTAATTCAACGCCAGTTACAGCACCAGATAAAGGTTTATCTGAAAGTATGGCAAGAGCTAAAAACGCTCGTATGAGAAGAACTGGTATACCAGGATACATTGGCAAATTAACTCGTGCTGGTGTGATTGGTGGTCATGCAGTTAAATCGATATTTTCTAAACGTTCGTGATCAAATGCAGGAACTGTTATTAAAAATGCAGCATCAACTGCAGCAAGTGTGATAGTTGGCAATACAGCAGGTATTGTGAAAGAACGAAAATTGAGAAGTGATGAGATGTCTAAATATACATTTACCACACATAATGAAAATTATAAGGAGAAAACAAATTATTTAGAAAAACAAATTATTTTAAATAGAAATACAGGTAATACTTACAAAGCTATTAAACTTGAACAGAAATTAAATAAAATGAATAATATTGAAAATAACAATTATTTAAAACGTGATATAAAAAATCAGATAATATCTGAAAAATTAACAAGAAAAAATAATGAGAGAATAGATAAAAACCATAAAAAAACAAAAGCAAAATAG
- a CDS encoding HNH endonuclease, with amino-acid sequence MELEIMNLNQLSIDVWNKAVNCDCGDEPQDSSWDHKLCGICEKIMVWNAHESEKTQKNSKYRWNIDHIRPLSKGGKNNIGNLHAVHVECNQNKADK; translated from the coding sequence ATGGAATTAGAGATTATGAATTTAAATCAATTAAGTATAGACGTGTGAAATAAAGCAGTAAATTGTGACTGTGGTGATGAACCTCAAGATAGTAGTTGAGATCATAAACTATGTGGTATTTGTGAGAAAATTATGGTTTGAAATGCGCATGAAAGCGAAAAAACACAAAAAAATTCAAAGTATAGATGAAATATTGATCATATAAGACCGTTGTCTAAAGGTGGAAAAAATAATATTGGTAATTTACATGCTGTTCATGTAGAATGTAATCAAAATAAGGCAGATAAATAG
- a CDS encoding DNA methyltransferase, which translates to MNNSINETVILEKFDSNQKISEQTLKSTDTWKKHSRMWGDKMHRICSYVAMFPPTLANYFIDKYSNEGDVVLDTFSGRGTTLLESRILNRITYAIDLNPFAYILSKSKAQSYQLQDVVNRINTWEYSFYQNDKKIKIDQSMRVFYSKRNLIQLSFIKNNYGDKWRELDEIDNFILSITLGLMHGPARKNQDTMYFSLSMSNCISMSSNYVKNYARNKKLKYPKDNIFQKIRNRAIEILQKSDSNKNDNFAHVYFGNSLEIENYMDNVKPNLIFTSPPYLNIVNYTKQNWIKMWLLGFDTNKKNKSLKLDDYHNINEYINFMHNYLNAVLNIMNENTTLALVIGDVQKNDKIYSFSQMWDENLKYRLNDLILNEIYTDEINQNKKATNSMGKKAGKATRIDKIYIFKKINL; encoded by the coding sequence ATGAATAATTCAATTAATGAAACTGTAATTTTAGAAAAATTCGATTCTAATCAAAAAATAAGTGAGCAAACATTGAAATCAACAGATACTTGAAAAAAACATTCTCGTATGTGAGGTGATAAAATGCACAGAATTTGCTCTTATGTTGCAATGTTTCCGCCAACATTGGCAAATTACTTTATTGATAAATATTCAAATGAAGGCGATGTCGTGTTGGATACATTCTCAGGTAGAGGTACAACTTTATTAGAATCAAGAATTTTAAACAGAATTACTTATGCAATTGATTTAAATCCTTTTGCATATATTCTTTCAAAATCAAAAGCTCAAAGTTATCAATTACAGGATGTTGTTAATAGAATTAACACATGGGAATATTCATTTTATCAAAATGACAAAAAAATAAAAATAGATCAATCTATGCGAGTATTTTATAGTAAAAGGAATTTAATTCAGCTTTCATTCATTAAAAATAATTATGGTGATAAATGGCGAGAATTAGATGAAATTGATAATTTCATTTTATCTATAACATTAGGATTAATGCACGGACCAGCAAGAAAAAATCAGGATACAATGTATTTTTCATTAAGTATGAGCAATTGTATTTCAATGTCTAGTAATTATGTAAAAAATTATGCTAGAAATAAAAAATTAAAATATCCAAAGGATAATATTTTTCAAAAAATACGTAATCGAGCTATTGAAATTTTACAAAAATCAGATAGTAATAAAAATGATAATTTCGCTCATGTATATTTTGGAAATTCGCTTGAAATAGAAAATTATATGGATAATGTAAAACCTAATTTAATTTTTACATCTCCGCCATATTTGAATATCGTAAATTATACTAAACAAAATTGAATTAAAATGTGATTATTAGGATTTGATACAAATAAAAAAAATAAGAGTTTAAAATTAGATGATTATCACAATATAAATGAATACATTAATTTTATGCATAATTATTTAAATGCTGTTTTAAATATTATGAATGAAAATACAACATTAGCCTTAGTTATAGGAGACGTTCAAAAAAATGACAAAATATATTCTTTTAGTCAAATGTGAGATGAAAATCTTAAATATAGACTGAATGATTTGATTTTAAATGAAATATATACTGATGAAATAAATCAAAATAAAAAAGCAACCAATTCTATGGGTAAAAAGGCAGGCAAAGCAACTAGAATTGATAAAATATACATATTTAAAAAAATAAATTTATAA
- a CDS encoding Mbov_0397 family ICE element conjugal transfer ATPase — translation MGISIIPPNSNKHKLKIKGNLTLIDFIALFLICGLSALIGWSIYEVTNLIGSIIISILIAMLMSSFLLPSKKYKKRIYQLCWEFLKWLSSNRKMTVKNKNSNNDTVNLFAYKKIHDNFIETDIKLKNKSTFIGGLKLDGFNLNNLSIDEQDIKINQFKNVLDLIDVNLSIIKINNCVDMLDNKMYINNKLRELEDENNLSVNQIKAKKEQLKGYLELHNEYKQSLDSVITIRNEYYILFYAIGVESANIIYSNLSYKLDAIGLKTKQLNGFELVGLVKNLFDPYSEKLNDKEITKFKHNLKELFSFENVEFKKESVVVKNDNDELHINFTAVDEYPKYPNRTWLLPLMQTDSTVILNIENVTRESFTKEIDKLVSNVESNIYNTDRRKITNSREQQNDLSMYNALIDEFSADEEQIKKINLLFITCANSKQELKMSLNSLRNNLKENHFEENRLLFMQLEGFSACLPKITDPLSINLGRAVPTTVVAESFPFVTSDVKDVYGAYIGTDELGNPLILDLFLRTKTRKNHNMVIMGIAGSGKSTLLKKILNWHVSVNRKVIIIDPEREYKDLCTYHNGSWINAGDGSKNRINPLQVMLPFQDEDSVEILSKETREEIISSHLSRLEEWIKILYPELEENIIRYFSKLVGELYNIDKFKKVNYDSKSNDFPIFDDLVRYMENKIELNQLDKLTTESKIIHINLLELIKNEFTNFGKYKVLYNGYSSVDIANNNFIVFDINSLVDNNKKIQAQLYLITAFIQNEVRKVGFRAKNEIVIAIDEAHLLIDKDNPIALNFIYQTTKRIRKYRGSMILATQNPEDFNSEPEIAKKTKAMMNNVQYSVIMNLSPENTKAIVEMYRGYGNGLSSNEIDIISHAQTGEGLLFVSGFDRHKVNVRLLDSEKKAIGRMGGVSEQN, via the coding sequence ATGGGAATATCAATAATCCCACCAAATTCAAATAAACATAAACTAAAAATTAAAGGTAATTTAACCTTAATAGATTTTATTGCATTATTTTTAATATGTGGTTTGTCTGCATTAATTGGTTGATCTATTTATGAAGTTACCAATTTAATTGGATCAATTATAATTTCAATTTTAATTGCTATGTTAATGTCAAGTTTTTTATTGCCAAGTAAAAAATATAAAAAACGTATTTATCAGTTATGTTGAGAATTTTTAAAATGATTAAGTTCAAATCGCAAAATGACTGTAAAAAATAAAAATTCAAATAATGATACGGTTAATTTATTTGCGTATAAAAAAATACATGATAATTTTATTGAAACAGATATTAAATTGAAAAATAAATCAACATTTATTGGCGGTTTAAAATTAGATGGATTTAATTTAAATAATTTATCTATAGATGAGCAAGACATAAAAATTAATCAATTTAAAAATGTATTAGATTTAATTGATGTAAATTTATCAATTATTAAAATAAATAATTGTGTAGATATGTTAGATAATAAAATGTATATAAATAATAAATTAAGAGAATTAGAAGATGAAAATAATTTATCTGTAAATCAAATAAAAGCTAAAAAAGAACAATTAAAAGGTTATTTGGAGTTACATAATGAATATAAACAATCACTTGATTCTGTAATTACAATTAGAAATGAATATTACATATTGTTTTATGCAATAGGTGTAGAAAGCGCAAATATAATATATTCAAATTTAAGTTATAAATTAGATGCAATTGGCTTAAAAACAAAGCAATTAAATGGTTTTGAATTGGTTGGATTAGTTAAAAATTTATTTGATCCATATTCAGAAAAATTAAATGATAAAGAAATAACTAAATTTAAGCATAATTTAAAAGAATTATTTTCATTTGAAAATGTTGAATTTAAAAAAGAAAGTGTAGTTGTTAAAAATGATAATGATGAGCTACATATTAATTTTACAGCTGTAGATGAATATCCAAAATATCCAAATCGAACATGACTGTTACCCTTAATGCAAACTGATTCAACAGTTATTTTAAATATTGAAAATGTGACAAGAGAATCATTTACTAAAGAGATTGATAAATTGGTTTCTAATGTTGAATCAAATATTTATAATACAGATAGAAGAAAAATTACAAATTCTAGAGAACAGCAAAATGACTTAAGCATGTACAATGCTTTGATTGATGAATTCTCGGCTGATGAAGAACAAATTAAAAAAATCAATTTGTTATTTATAACTTGTGCAAATTCTAAACAAGAATTAAAAATGTCTTTAAATTCATTAAGAAATAATTTAAAAGAAAATCATTTTGAAGAAAATAGACTATTATTTATGCAATTAGAAGGTTTTTCTGCTTGCTTGCCCAAAATAACTGATCCATTATCAATTAATTTAGGTCGTGCAGTACCGACAACAGTTGTTGCAGAATCATTTCCATTTGTAACTTCAGATGTAAAGGATGTATATGGTGCGTATATTGGAACTGATGAATTGGGTAATCCATTAATATTGGATCTTTTTTTAAGAACAAAAACTAGAAAAAATCATAATATGGTAATAATGGGAATTGCTGGTTCTGGCAAATCAACTTTACTTAAGAAAATATTAAATTGACATGTTTCAGTAAATAGAAAAGTAATAATTATTGATCCAGAACGTGAATATAAAGATTTATGTACGTATCATAACGGTTCATGAATTAATGCTGGAGATGGCTCAAAAAATAGAATTAATCCGTTACAGGTAATGTTGCCATTCCAAGATGAAGATAGTGTCGAAATCTTAAGTAAAGAAACTAGAGAAGAAATTATTTCATCACATTTATCAAGATTAGAAGAGTGAATTAAAATACTATACCCAGAATTAGAAGAAAATATAATTCGTTATTTTTCTAAATTAGTTGGTGAACTATATAATATTGATAAATTTAAAAAAGTAAATTATGATTCAAAATCTAATGATTTTCCGATTTTTGATGATTTAGTTAGATACATGGAAAATAAAATTGAACTAAATCAATTAGACAAATTGACAACCGAATCAAAAATAATCCATATTAATTTATTAGAATTAATCAAAAATGAATTTACCAATTTTGGCAAATACAAAGTTTTATATAATGGTTATTCATCTGTAGATATTGCAAATAATAATTTTATTGTATTTGATATTAATTCATTAGTTGATAATAACAAAAAAATTCAAGCACAATTATATTTAATAACTGCCTTTATTCAAAATGAAGTTAGAAAAGTTGGTTTTAGAGCTAAAAATGAAATAGTTATTGCAATAGATGAAGCACATTTATTAATTGACAAAGATAATCCAATTGCCTTAAATTTCATTTATCAAACAACTAAACGAATTAGAAAATATCGAGGTTCAATGATTTTAGCTACACAAAATCCAGAAGACTTCAATTCTGAACCAGAAATTGCTAAAAAAACTAAAGCTATGATGAACAATGTTCAATATTCAGTAATTATGAATTTATCTCCAGAAAACACAAAAGCAATTGTTGAAATGTATAGAGGTTATGGTAATGGATTGAGTTCAAATGAAATAGATATAATTTCACACGCACAAACCGGTGAAGGTTTATTGTTTGTAAGTGGTTTTGATCGTCATAAAGTTAATGTTAGATTATTAGATTCAGAGAAAAAAGCTATTGGTAGAATGGGTGGAGTAAGTGAACAAAACTAA
- a CDS encoding Mbov_0399 family ICE element protein: MKKLLSLLAIVSFALSNPIFLNDNNKISDINSSNLNKVNPVSNHNKFYNPLYPPINANTIDKINVSDNDNHGGGSLGSNANKTFKLIKWNDYAPDWNTFSKHYEKITLQDLYGSVTLGEKNTSDSSNTPIDIVTSDTSEHQWLHKFDGSWDDAEMYGYYSLKHDDQYLQINFKFTHPADDTHTDSYSYKLSKISLTSIFDVNDFEQKIINSLSKNFNFTSDTSDLIDSEDRYSINGEVTSNKEIIKIEIDKRLKNSFDVDYDAWFGGDKPILKVNLQFDNIKNIVYITLKDENTGIVGDNQFVISNVAMQVNLSLSDDYWQLNLQRRLSISPSKIVDPSDSYNNLILDNPEYYPDDNHTYIYHNAVDISFTAHTSSEILNVNGTAVPVYNNKFYIRLADNKMTNNNSESNSKYEVTITDNGDIKMTINIKIESVNSFLNFKWLGWNPINDPSQSVYYEQYLLITPTINGETNPKYDSTINADTGTRQQFIGINYNFKDAFAFDPLNKYGNLINNSKDYEPFYIAQGVVVNSGFSTLIENTESIDHIERVKVEPLTLNELSQRQVVDLDNELQFSQPGLWHYIIYMKDYVKEKVDPTNPGNEKIEAIQGSTLHQFVYIDNSANSYASFLNQIDIAKNKDITDLWSSIHAKHLKFYLANDIGMSTNEITKLDYAQIISFWNQYVSDAIEQLVDINPDPTEYKDLTNLNIASLKMNAKSENDIKENIKNYVNEKVTDFASKSIYKSDYEIVVNGQLLENADLSQYVLPESSSEEEIKKEFSVSIVATAESTILENSQSLKIINDSKYDKDIVLNLENVLFQNYEYNFSNWNENEKNQFLQNYVYDNVTKYLEKYKPNKFEGEYVYGVDYLISLEGLNGIDIKTQDDIDQILNSFFMAKESTTLKFTIYALDDSMVLEGFNSFEITNNPDSDDIAPPIPPDPDTPGQNDKNNHFNKKHLYWIIPLVIIGVSLITLIVILIIRRKRKKIR, encoded by the coding sequence ATGAAAAAATTATTAAGTTTATTAGCTATTGTTTCTTTTGCACTATCAAATCCAATATTTTTAAATGATAACAATAAAATATCAGATATTAATTCAAGCAATTTAAATAAAGTAAATCCCGTAAGTAATCATAATAAATTTTATAACCCTTTATATCCACCAATTAATGCAAATACAATAGATAAGATAAATGTTTCTGATAATGATAATCATGGTGGTGGAAGCTTAGGAAGTAACGCAAATAAAACATTTAAATTAATTAAATGAAATGATTATGCACCAGATTGAAATACTTTTTCAAAGCATTATGAAAAAATCACTTTACAAGATTTATATGGTTCTGTAACGTTGGGCGAAAAAAATACCAGTGATTCATCAAACACACCGATTGATATAGTTACATCAGATACATCTGAACATCAATGATTACATAAATTTGATGGTTCATGAGACGATGCCGAAATGTATGGTTATTATTCTTTAAAACACGATGATCAATATTTGCAAATTAATTTCAAATTTACTCATCCTGCAGATGATACACATACAGACTCATATTCATATAAATTATCAAAAATAAGTTTAACTTCAATTTTTGATGTAAACGACTTTGAGCAAAAAATAATTAATAGTTTATCTAAAAATTTTAATTTTACATCAGATACATCAGATTTAATTGATTCTGAAGATAGATATTCTATAAACGGCGAAGTAACTTCAAATAAAGAAATTATTAAAATTGAAATTGATAAACGTCTAAAAAATTCTTTTGATGTTGATTATGATGCTTGATTTGGTGGAGATAAACCTATTTTAAAAGTTAATTTACAATTTGATAATATTAAAAATATTGTCTATATTACTTTAAAAGATGAAAATACGGGCATCGTTGGTGATAATCAATTTGTAATTTCAAATGTTGCCATGCAAGTTAATTTATCACTTTCAGATGATTATTGACAATTAAATTTGCAACGTAGATTATCTATCTCACCATCAAAAATTGTAGATCCATCAGATTCATACAATAATTTAATTTTAGATAATCCAGAATATTATCCAGATGACAATCATACCTATATTTATCACAACGCAGTAGATATTTCATTTACAGCTCATACAAGTAGTGAAATACTGAATGTTAATGGTACTGCAGTACCGGTTTATAACAATAAATTTTATATTCGTTTAGCTGATAACAAAATGACAAATAATAATTCAGAATCTAATTCCAAATATGAAGTTACTATAACAGATAATGGTGACATCAAAATGACTATAAATATTAAAATAGAGTCTGTTAATTCATTTTTAAATTTTAAATGGTTAGGTTGAAATCCAATTAATGACCCATCGCAATCAGTATATTATGAACAATATTTATTGATTACACCAACTATAAATGGTGAAACTAATCCAAAATATGATTCAACTATTAATGCAGATACTGGTACTCGACAACAGTTTATAGGTATAAATTATAATTTCAAAGATGCTTTTGCATTTGACCCTTTAAACAAATACGGAAATTTAATTAATAATTCTAAAGATTATGAACCTTTTTATATTGCTCAAGGTGTTGTGGTTAACTCGGGTTTTTCTACTTTAATTGAAAATACTGAAAGTATTGATCATATCGAAAGAGTAAAAGTTGAACCATTAACATTAAATGAATTATCACAAAGACAAGTTGTAGATTTAGATAATGAATTGCAATTTTCACAACCGGGATTATGACATTATATAATTTACATGAAAGATTATGTCAAAGAAAAAGTAGATCCTACAAATCCAGGTAATGAAAAAATAGAGGCAATACAAGGTTCAACTTTACATCAATTTGTGTACATTGATAATTCAGCAAATTCATATGCATCATTTTTAAATCAAATAGATATTGCAAAAAATAAGGATATTACTGATTTGTGATCTTCCATTCATGCAAAGCATTTAAAATTCTATTTAGCAAATGATATAGGAATGTCAACAAATGAAATCACTAAGTTGGATTATGCACAAATTATCTCATTCTGAAATCAATATGTATCAGATGCAATTGAGCAATTGGTGGATATTAATCCAGATCCAACAGAATACAAAGATTTGACTAATTTAAATATTGCAAGTTTAAAAATGAATGCTAAGTCTGAAAATGACATTAAAGAAAATATCAAAAATTATGTTAATGAAAAAGTAACTGATTTTGCCTCAAAATCAATTTATAAAAGTGATTATGAAATTGTAGTCAATGGCCAGTTATTAGAAAATGCGGATTTATCACAATATGTATTACCTGAAAGTTCATCAGAAGAAGAAATTAAAAAAGAATTTTCAGTTTCAATTGTAGCTACCGCTGAATCAACAATTTTGGAAAATTCACAATCTTTAAAAATAATTAATGATAGTAAATATGATAAAGATATTGTATTAAATCTAGAAAATGTTTTATTTCAAAATTATGAATATAATTTTTCAAATTGGAATGAGAATGAAAAAAATCAATTCTTACAAAATTACGTTTATGATAATGTAACTAAATATTTAGAAAAATATAAGCCAAATAAATTTGAAGGTGAATATGTTTATGGTGTTGATTATTTAATTTCACTTGAAGGATTAAACGGAATAGATATTAAAACACAAGATGATATTGATCAAATTTTAAATTCATTTTTTATGGCCAAAGAATCAACTACACTAAAATTTACAATTTATGCTTTAGATGATTCAATGGTTTTGGAAGGCTTTAATTCATTTGAAATAACAAATAATCCTGATTCAGATGATATTGCACCGCCAATCCCACCAGATCCTGATACACCAGGACAAAATGATAAAAATAATCATTTTAATAAAAAACATCTATATTGAATAATTCCATTAGTTATAATTGGAGTTAGTTTAATAACGTTAATAGTAATATTAATAATTAGAAGAAAAAGAAAAAAAATTAGATAA
- a CDS encoding UPF0236 family transposase-like protein encodes MILNTLNEHSFLKLNYEQTINEIKIKNDKSIIYDIKEYFESIDLEIRNSKWRKANGWIIHGTRQRQILTTHGLIIFMRTVYKNKFTKKYAILADPYLKIEKYEKISKDFKFKVLSVIEGGERQKDIIKMTNNFISQSSVSRIINYYDLKKEYENCINLSINNFSNDNQNFKYICDVTNQNNIYIDIDDTFTTLKCNNKKLNIELE; translated from the coding sequence ATGATATTAAATACTCTAAATGAACACAGTTTTTTAAAATTAAATTATGAACAAACTATAAATGAAATTAAAATTAAAAACGATAAATCTATTATCTATGATATTAAAGAATACTTTGAAAGTATCGATTTAGAAATTAGAAATTCAAAGTGAAGAAAAGCAAATGGATGAATAATTCACGGAACTAGACAACGACAAATTTTAACAACACATGGTCTTATTATTTTTATGAGAACAGTGTACAAAAATAAATTTACAAAAAAATATGCAATTTTAGCTGATCCATATTTAAAAATTGAAAAATATGAAAAGATCAGTAAAGATTTCAAATTTAAAGTGTTATCTGTTATTGAAGGTGGCGAAAGACAAAAAGATATTATTAAAATGACAAATAATTTTATTAGTCAATCTTCGGTATCAAGAATTATAAATTATTATGATTTAAAAAAAGAATATGAAAATTGTATAAATCTTTCAATAAATAATTTTTCTAATGATAATCAGAATTTTAAATACATATGTGATGTTACAAATCAAAATAATATTTATATTGATATAGATGATACTTTTACTACTTTAAAATGTAATAATAAAAAACTAAATATCGAATTAGAATAG
- a CDS encoding UPF0236 family transposase-like protein, with protein sequence MNKRVFIKMYKIGTIINTEKYLNWLMSQISMTYGDIKYKQLFVCGDGAGWIKNIAKDLNALFILDKFHLFQVLRKCFSYRKKGTANYHIYNFLTQVIKNDHDINSAIIVLQDLLKNTTYWQNEYDKENVREALNYIKNNYSGIDIWKRKDICTGCYAESNISHLIKSVKGYGAKIYNVKTFTNLLYLKLAIVNKVRLIEFIRSETEEEFNILISKNRDFEFLDDKKYKLKNISIPILNHKDTGLKIKLKTIIYKY encoded by the coding sequence ATGAATAAGAGAGTTTTCATTAAGATGTATAAAATTGGAACTATTATTAATACTGAAAAATATTTAAACTGATTAATGTCACAAATTTCAATGACATATGGTGATATTAAATATAAGCAATTATTTGTATGTGGTGATGGAGCAGGTTGGATAAAAAATATTGCAAAGGATTTAAATGCTTTATTTATTTTAGATAAATTTCATTTATTTCAAGTACTTAGAAAGTGTTTTTCATATAGAAAAAAGGGCACTGCAAACTATCACATATATAATTTTTTAACACAAGTTATAAAAAATGATCATGATATAAATTCTGCAATTATTGTGTTGCAAGATTTATTAAAAAATACAACATATTGGCAAAATGAATATGATAAAGAAAATGTTAGAGAAGCATTAAATTATATTAAAAATAATTATAGTGGTATTGATATTTGAAAGAGAAAAGACATTTGTACTGGATGTTATGCAGAATCAAATATTAGTCATTTAATCAAATCTGTTAAAGGATATGGAGCTAAAATTTATAATGTTAAAACATTTACTAATTTGTTATATTTAAAACTAGCTATTGTAAATAAAGTTAGATTAATTGAATTTATAAGATCAGAAACTGAAGAAGAGTTTAATATTTTAATATCAAAAAATAGAGATTTTGAGTTTTTAGATGATAAAAAATATAAACTCAAAAATATTTCCATCCCAATTTTAAATCATAAAGATACAGGTTTGAAAATTAAACTTAAAACAATAATTTATAAATATTAA